A genome region from Arachis duranensis cultivar V14167 chromosome 6, aradu.V14167.gnm2.J7QH, whole genome shotgun sequence includes the following:
- the LOC107492373 gene encoding stachyose synthase-like, with protein sequence MAPPNEPTLNPSYSFENVFDLSDAKFYVKGFPLLTQVPHNVSFTPFSSKSHSSDDAPPSLLNRVLAASHRGGFLGFSHSEPSDRLMNSLGSFTDRNFLSIFRFKTWWSTQWVGTSGSDLQMETQWVLLHVPELNSYVVIIPIIEASFRSALHPGSDGHIMICAESGSTKVKASSFDAIAYIHFSENPYTLMKEAFSALRVHLNTFKLLEEKNLPSLVDKFGWCTWDAFYLTVQPIGIWHGLKDFADAGVSPRFLIIDDGWQSINLDGGDPKEDAKNLILCGDQMNARLHRLDECGKFRRYKSGQFLGPNPPPFDPNNAKLLIGKGIELEHLNRDKEAAKNTQTSELGLIESKIQTVKGEIDVLFGGAEQIEKKDCGSSCSCKEEEEYGMKAFTKDLRTKFKGLDNIYVWHALCGAWGGVRPGATHLNSKLVPCKLSPGLDGTMHDLAVVRIVEGSIGLVHPDHASDFYDSMHSYLAQSGVTGVKVDVIHCLEYVSDEYGGRVELAKAYYDGLTNSMAKNFNGSGLIASMQQCNDFFFLGTKQVSMGRAGDDFWFQDPNGDPMGVFWLQGVHMIHCSYNSLWMSQMILPDWDMFQSNHVCAKFHAASRAICGGPIYLSDHVGSHDFDLIKKLVFPDGTIPKCIHFLLPTRDCLFKNPLFDHKTVLKIWNLNKYGGVIGTFNCQGAGWDPKEHRLRGYPECYKPINGSVHVNEVEWDQNDKTAPMGEAEEYVVYLNQAQELALMNPNSEPIEFTIQPSSFELYSFVPITKVGGTGSIKFAPIGLTNMLNNGGVIQEVEYVEGVAMLKVKGDGQFLAYSSEPPKKFQVNGSDVDFEWLSNGKLMVNLLWIQEDHGVSDLAIFF encoded by the exons ATGGCTCCCCCAAATGAACCAACCTTGAACCCCAGCTACTCATTTGAAAACGTTTTTGATCTCTCTGATGCAAAGTTTTACGTCAAAGGATTCCCACTTCTCACTCAAGTCCCTCACAATGTTTCTTTCACTCCATTCTCTTCAAAATCCCATTCCTCTGATGATGCACCACCTTCACTACTTAACCGTGTTCTTGCTGCTTCTCACAGAGGTGGATTCCTCGGATTCTCACACTCTGAGCCCTCTGATAGGTTGATGAACTCCTTGGGAAGTTTCACTGATAGAAACTTTCTAAGCATATTCAGGTTCAAGACATGGTGGTCAACCCAGTGGGTTGGAACCTCTGGCTCTGATCTTCAGATGGAAACTCAATGGGTTCTGCTTCATGTTCCTGAGCTCAATTCCTATGTTGTCATCATTCCAATCATTGAAGCAAGTTTCAGGTCTGCACTTCACCCTGGCTCTGATGGACACATCATGATTTGTGCAGAGAGTGGTTCTACAAAAGTGAAAGCTTCAAGCTTTGATGCAATTGCTTACATTCACTTTTCTGAGAATCCTTACACTTTGATGAAGGAGGCTTTCTCTGCTCTGAGGGTTCATCTCAACACCTTTAAGCTCTTGGAGGAGAAGAATCTTCCTTCCCTTGTTGACAAGTTTGGTTGGTGCACTTGGGATGCTTTTTACTTAACCGTGCAACCAATTGGTATATGGCATGGTTTGAAGGATTTCGCGGATGCTGGCGTGTCGCCCAGGTTTCTTATTATTGATGATGGATGGCAGAGTATTAATTTAGATGGTGGTGATCCTAAAGAGGATGCAAAAAATCTCATTCTCTGTGGTGATCAAATGAATGCAAGGCTTCATAGGCTTGATGAATGTGGAAAGTTTAGAAGATACAAATCAGGACAATTCTTGGGTCCTAATCCTCCTCCTTTTGATCCGAACAACGCGAAATTGTTGATCGGAAAGGGTATTGAGCTTGAACATTTGAACAGGGATAAGGAAGCTGCAAAGAACACTCAAACCTCTGAATTGGGTCTAATTGAATCCAAGATTCAGACAGTGAAAGGAGAGATTGATGTTCTGTTTGGAGGTGCAGaacaaattgaaaagaaagaTTGTGGAAGCTCTTGTTCttgtaaagaagaagaagagtatgGAATGAAGGCTTTCACCAAAGATTTAAGGACTAAGTTTAAAGGTTTGGATAATATTTATGTATGGCATGCACTTTGTGGTGCATGGGGTGGTGTTAGACCAGGAGCCACACACCTTAATTCCAAACTTGTCCCTTGCAAACTCTCACCAGGACTTGATGGAACAATGCATGATCTTGCTGTGGTTAGAATCGTTGAAGGTTCCATTGGTCTTGTTCATCCTGATCATGCCAGTGACTTTTATGATTCCATGCACTCTTATCTTGCTCAATCTGGTGTTACAGGAGTCAAAGTTGATGTTATTCAT TGTCTTGAATATGTGTCTGATGAATATGGAGGCAGAGTTGAGCTTGCAAAGGCTTATTATGATGGACTGACAAATTCTATGGCCAAGAATTTCAATGGAAGTGGACTCATTGCTAGCATGCAACAGTGCAATGACTTTTTCTTCTTGGGAACAAAGCAAGTTTCCATGGGAAGAGCTG GCGATGATTTTTGGTTCCAAGATCCAAATGGTGACCCTATGGGAGTGTTCTGGCTTCAAGGGGTGCACATGATTCATTGTTCATACAACAGCTTATGGATGTCACAAATGATTCTACCAGATTGGGACatgtttcaatcaaaccatgtTTGTGCCAAATTCCATGCAGCTTCTAGGGCCATTTGTGGTGGTCCAATCTATTTGAGTGACCATGTAGGTTCCCATGACTTTGATCTCATTAAGAAGCTTGTTTTCCCTGATGGCACCATACCCAAGTGTATACACTTCCTTCTTCCTACCAGAGACTGCCTCTTCAAAAACCCTCTCTTTGACCATAAAACTGTCCTCAAAATTTGGAACTTAAACAAG TATGGAGGAGTTATTGGTACTTTCAATTGCCAAGGGGCTGGTTGGGATCCTAAAGAGCACAGGTTAAGGGGTTATCCTGAATGTTACAAGCCAATAAATGGTTCAGTTCATGTGAATGAAGTTGAGTGGGATCAGAATGACAAAACTGCCCCCATGGGTGAGGCAGAAGAGTATGTAGTGTACCTTAACCAAGCTCAAGAACTTGCTTTGATGAATCCTAATTCTGAACCAATTGAGTTTACCATCCAACCTTCCAGTTTTGAGCTCTATAGCTTTGTGCCAATAACAAAGGTAGGTGGCACTGGCAGCATCAAATTTGCACCAATTGGACTAACAAATATGCTCAATAATGGAGGTGTAATTCAAGAAGTGGAATATGTTGAGGGTGTTGCTATGCTCAAGGTTAAGGGTGATGGCCAATTTTTGGCTTACTCAAGTGAACCTCCAAAGAAGTTCCAAGTGAATGGTTCTGATGTGGATTTTGAGTGGCTTTCTAATGGCAAATTGATGGTTAACCTTTTATGGATTCAAGAGGATCATGGTGTTTCTGATTTAGCaatctttttttag